DNA from Rhizobacter sp. J219:
CACCGACCGCTTCACCGGCGTCGGCCCCTTCCTGCGCCCGGCCGGCACGCAAGACCACCACACACTCTTCATGATCCAGACACCGCCTTTCATGAAGGGAGTGGAGCACTTCACCTTCCACATGGGCGGCCCGACAGAGGTGCTGCTCGCCGGCACGCGCTTCGTCGAGAAGGGCTACCAGAGCTTCTGGGGGCCGGGACGCCACCGCTTCGGCAGCAACTGGTTCTGGTACTTCAACTCGCCGCTCGGCTGCCATGTCGAGTACGACGCCGACATGGACCTGCACGACGACGCCTGGTCGCCGCGCGAGGCACCGATGGGGGCCGATGCCTCGCAGCTCTTCCTCTTCCAGCACCGCGAGCGCTGGGCGCCGAGCGGCCCGCCCCCGGTGCCGGTGGCGGCAAGCCCGCCGGTGCCTGACACTGAGCCGCACACCATGCGCCTGTGCCACATCGATGAACTGGCCGACGGCGGCTCGCGCGGCTTCGACCCGCACGGCGAGGGCCGCGACACGCTGCTCGTGGTGCGGCAGGCCGATTCGCTGCATGCGTACGTCGACTCCTGCCCGCACCACGGCACGCCGATGGCGTGGCGCAAGGACGCCTACCTCAACGCGGCGGGCGACCGCATCGTCTGTGCGGCGCACGGCGCACAGTTCGACATCGCCTCCGGCATCTGCACGCTCGGCCCCTGCCTCGGGCAATCGCTTACGCGCGTGCCCGTCACCCTCACATCACGCGGCGAGGTCCACCTCGCCCACCCAGACCCATCCCACGAGGAGACTTCACCATGACCCTGGCCGCACACAAGATCCTCATCATCGGAGGCGGCTTTTCCGGGATGTCCGCCGCGATCGAGCTGCGCAAGCGCGGCGCGGAGGTCGACCTGGTCGAGCTCGACGCCGACTGGCGCAACTACGGCGCCGGCATCAGCCTCGGCGGGGCTACGCTGCGCGCCTTTGACCAGCTCGGCATCCTCGACGACTTCCTGCGCGAAGGCAGCGCGGCCGACGGCGTGGCCCTGCACCTGCCCGACGGCACACCGATCGGCCTGCTGCCCACACCGCGCGTGGCACGCCCCGACGTGCCGGGCGGCGGCGCCATCCTGCGCCCGGTGCTGGCACGCATCCTCGCCAATGCGACACGCGCCTCGGGCACGCAGGTTCGCCTCGGCACCACCTTCACCGAGATCAAGCAAGACGAAGAAGGCGTGGAGGTCGCGTTCACCGATGGCCATCGCCAGCGCTACGACCTCGTGATCGGTGCCGACGGCCTCTACTCGAAGACACGCGAGGCGATCTTCCCGGACGCGCCCAAGCCGCGCTACACCGGCCAGGCCGTGTGGCGCGCCGTGCTGCCGCGGCCCGAGACGGTGAAGACGGCCATGATGTGGATGGGCCGTGTGAAGCCCGGCGTCAACCCGGTGTCGGCGACACAGATGTACCTCTTCGTCACCGAGCACCGGCCGAACAACGAGCGTGTCGACCCGCAAGACTTTCCGACGCTGCTGCGCGGGCTGCTGGCCGATTTTTCCGACCCGCTCCTGCAGGGCATCCGCGACCAGATCGGCGCCGATTCGCAGATCGTCTTCCGTCCGCTCGAAGGCCTGCTCGTGCCGCAGCCGTGGCACCGTGGCCGCGTCGTGCTGATCGGCGACACGGTGCACGCCACGACGCCGCACCTGGCCAGCGGCGCCTGCATCGGCATCGAAGACGCACTCGTGCTGGCCGACGAACTCGGGCGCACCCAGGCGCTCGACACCGCGCTGCGTGCCTTCCAGGCGCGCCGCTGGGAGCGCTGCCGCATGGTGGTCGAAAACTCCTTCCGCCTCGGCGAGATCGAGATGACCAACGGCAGCAA
Protein-coding regions in this window:
- a CDS encoding FAD-dependent oxidoreductase → MTLAAHKILIIGGGFSGMSAAIELRKRGAEVDLVELDADWRNYGAGISLGGATLRAFDQLGILDDFLREGSAADGVALHLPDGTPIGLLPTPRVARPDVPGGGAILRPVLARILANATRASGTQVRLGTTFTEIKQDEEGVEVAFTDGHRQRYDLVIGADGLYSKTREAIFPDAPKPRYTGQAVWRAVLPRPETVKTAMMWMGRVKPGVNPVSATQMYLFVTEHRPNNERVDPQDFPTLLRGLLADFSDPLLQGIRDQIGADSQIVFRPLEGLLVPQPWHRGRVVLIGDTVHATTPHLASGACIGIEDALVLADELGRTQALDTALRAFQARRWERCRMVVENSFRLGEIEMTNGSKEEHTGIMRTSLMALAQPI
- a CDS encoding Rieske (2Fe-2S) protein, with the translated sequence MRLCHIDELADGGSRGFDPHGEGRDTLLVVRQADSLHAYVDSCPHHGTPMAWRKDAYLNAAGDRIVCAAHGAQFDIASGICTLGPCLGQSLTRVPVTLTSRGEVHLAHPDPSHEETSP